A section of the Peptoanaerobacter stomatis genome encodes:
- the mscL gene encoding large-conductance mechanosensitive channel protein MscL, translating to MGFIKEFKEFSIKGNVIDMAVGVIIGGAFGKIVTSLVNDIIMPLISKITGEINFTNLKIVLSQENNEKGIEQIALNYGNFIQNIVDFIIIALCIFAFIKVINSMKKQEEEIEEAKEDEPTKEEVLLTEIRDLLKQR from the coding sequence ATGGGCTTTATTAAGGAATTTAAAGAATTTTCAATAAAAGGCAATGTTATTGATATGGCTGTAGGGGTGATAATAGGGGGTGCGTTCGGAAAGATAGTCACATCTCTTGTAAATGACATAATCATGCCTTTGATATCAAAAATAACCGGAGAAATAAATTTTACAAACTTAAAAATTGTACTTAGTCAAGAAAATAACGAAAAAGGAATAGAACAAATAGCTCTAAACTATGGTAATTTTATACAAAACATAGTTGATTTTATAATAATTGCACTTTGTATATTTGCATTTATAAAAGTTATAAACTCAATGAAAAAACAAGAAGAAGAGATTGAAGAAGCAAAAGAAGATGAACCTACTAAAGAAGAGGTTCTACTTACAGAGATAAGAGACTTGTTAAAGCAAAGATAA
- the yqeC gene encoding selenium cofactor biosynthesis protein YqeC, giving the protein MSEIISVVGAGGKTTFIEDCAQNLSKFNDILISTTTKMRLPKLGKYNYLIMNRENFEIYKEYFLKNNTLKSENYLEELILLKNRIHYFNKKYIFKNIKFSKRYIISQKKANFHKKRGYIYYFLSEILIGKSNKKFAHITDEQIELFKDKFEYIFLESDGAKEKSLKFPQIYEPVISKYTTKTIAIFDINMIGKPIKDNVYNEEEFVKNIVSDNFENEEKTISIEHIYKLITIKNGLFKNSKGEKILCINKLKSDYNVYNKLKKMLEDTDIKIVTKKMK; this is encoded by the coding sequence ATGAGCGAGATTATAAGTGTAGTAGGTGCCGGGGGAAAAACAACTTTCATAGAAGACTGTGCACAAAATTTATCAAAATTTAACGATATTTTAATATCTACTACTACAAAAATGAGATTGCCTAAATTGGGAAAATACAATTATCTGATAATGAATAGAGAAAATTTTGAAATATATAAAGAATATTTTTTAAAAAATAATACATTGAAATCAGAAAATTATTTAGAAGAATTGATTTTATTGAAAAATAGGATACATTATTTTAATAAAAAATATATATTTAAAAATATTAAGTTTTCTAAAAGATATATAATATCTCAAAAAAAAGCAAATTTTCATAAAAAAAGGGGATATATATATTACTTTTTATCTGAGATTCTTATAGGAAAATCAAATAAAAAATTTGCTCATATAACAGATGAACAAATAGAACTATTTAAAGATAAATTTGAATATATATTCTTGGAGTCGGACGGAGCTAAGGAAAAGTCATTAAAATTTCCCCAAATATATGAACCGGTAATTTCAAAATATACTACAAAAACTATAGCCATATTTGACATAAATATGATAGGAAAACCGATAAAAGATAATGTCTATAACGAAGAAGAATTTGTAAAAAATATAGTATCAGATAATTTTGAAAATGAAGAAAAAACAATATCCATAGAGCATATATACAAACTTATAACAATAAAAAACGGACTTTTTAAGAATTCAAAAGGTGAAAAAATATTATGTATAAATAAACTTAAATCAGACTATAATGTTTATAATAAGTTAAAAAAAATGTTAGAAGACACAGATATAAAGATAGTTACTAAGAAAATGAAGTGA
- a CDS encoding MGDG synthase family glycosyltransferase, protein MKILILTNKVGGGHNSTANALKIEFEKYDNVECKIIDSFEYISPVLQEGISKSYILSTTVFPYLYAGGYRYQEIMDEKETKDAGDNVVNYLFTQKLLTYFEEEFYPDIVISTHIFSAQLINLMLEKKLIDVISVGIITDFTIHPHWCRLSNLDYFVTASELLTYQAVKKGIKKEKILPFGIPINDKFNVHINKMEAKRMLGLNENKKTILFMSGSMGYGNIVKMVKRIDHILDDFELLVVCGNSKKSKKDLEKTKFHHNVKIYGFVDNVDVMMSACDLVITKPGGLTSCEVLSKNLPMIMVNPIPGQEERNVEFLTNNGCAVYSTPTFPVDEAFYQLYCYQEKLENMKKNISMIRKPNAATDICKFLINM, encoded by the coding sequence ATGAAAATACTTATACTTACAAATAAAGTAGGCGGAGGGCACAATTCTACAGCTAACGCCTTAAAAATAGAATTTGAAAAATATGACAATGTGGAATGTAAAATTATAGATTCTTTTGAATATATATCCCCTGTTTTGCAAGAAGGAATATCTAAAAGCTATATATTATCAACGACAGTATTTCCATATCTATATGCCGGAGGGTATAGATATCAGGAGATTATGGATGAAAAAGAAACAAAAGATGCTGGAGATAATGTAGTAAACTATTTATTTACACAAAAATTGTTGACATATTTTGAAGAAGAATTTTATCCGGATATAGTTATAAGCACACATATATTTTCAGCTCAATTGATAAATCTGATGTTAGAAAAAAAACTTATAGATGTTATATCTGTTGGAATAATAACAGATTTTACAATACATCCTCATTGGTGTAGATTATCAAATTTGGATTATTTTGTAACTGCAAGCGAGCTTTTGACATATCAGGCTGTAAAAAAAGGCATAAAAAAAGAAAAAATACTGCCATTTGGAATACCTATAAATGATAAATTCAATGTGCATATCAACAAAATGGAAGCGAAAAGAATGCTTGGATTGAATGAAAATAAAAAGACTATTTTATTTATGTCAGGCTCAATGGGATATGGAAACATAGTTAAAATGGTAAAGAGAATAGACCATATATTAGATGATTTTGAATTATTGGTAGTATGCGGAAACAGTAAAAAAAGTAAAAAAGATTTGGAAAAGACAAAATTTCATCACAATGTAAAAATATATGGCTTTGTTGATAATGTAGATGTTATGATGAGTGCCTGTGATTTAGTAATAACTAAACCTGGAGGTCTTACAAGCTGTGAAGTTTTATCAAAGAATCTTCCTATGATAATGGTAAATCCTATACCAGGTCAAGAAGAAAGAAACGTAGAGTTCTTGACAAATAATGGTTGTGCGGTTTATTCAACACCGACATTTCCGGTTGATGAAGCATTTTATCAACTATATTGTTATCAGGAAAAATTAGAAAATATGAAAAAAAATATATCAATGATAAGAAAACCGAATGCAGCAACAGATATATGCAAGTTTTTAATAAATATGTAA
- a CDS encoding histidine triad nucleotide-binding protein has product MSDCIFCKIVGGDIPSAKVYEDDYVYAFNDIDPQAPVHIVLVPKKHYDNIKDLDDDRIKISIFNAIQKIALDQKLDAGFRVVCNTGEQGGQTVEHLHFHILSGRNLQWPPG; this is encoded by the coding sequence ATGAGTGATTGTATATTTTGCAAGATAGTTGGCGGAGATATCCCAAGTGCAAAAGTATACGAAGATGACTATGTATATGCGTTTAATGATATAGATCCGCAAGCACCTGTACATATAGTGTTGGTACCTAAAAAACATTATGATAATATAAAAGACTTGGATGATGATAGAATAAAAATATCTATATTTAATGCAATACAAAAAATAGCATTAGATCAAAAATTGGATGCAGGATTTAGAGTTGTATGTAATACGGGAGAGCAAGGTGGACAGACAGTCGAGCATTTACATTTTCATATATTATCAGGAAGAAATCTTCAATGGCCTCCGGGTTAA
- a CDS encoding ASCH domain-containing protein, with amino-acid sequence MKDIELWNEFVTKNNIVENKTFSSWQFGISDVQADELSTLVVSGKKTATASAHILYELEGEEIPKEGEYSIILNSKNEAVCIIQTSKVYITPFNKVSENHAYKEGEGDRSLRYWQKVHEEFFKKELSETGLEFETNMNVVCEEFEVVYKS; translated from the coding sequence GTGAAAGATATAGAACTATGGAATGAATTTGTCACTAAGAACAACATTGTAGAAAATAAAACATTCAGTTCATGGCAATTCGGTATCAGTGACGTACAAGCGGATGAGCTTTCAACACTTGTAGTTAGCGGTAAAAAAACTGCTACAGCATCAGCTCATATATTATATGAATTAGAGGGTGAAGAAATACCCAAAGAAGGTGAATATAGTATAATTTTAAATTCAAAAAACGAAGCGGTTTGCATAATACAAACAAGCAAAGTGTACATTACACCATTTAACAAAGTTTCTGAAAATCACGCTTACAAAGAGGGTGAAGGAGATAGAAGCTTAAGATATTGGCAAAAAGTACACGAAGAATTTTTTAAAAAAGAATTATCTGAAACAGGACTTGAGTTTGAAACAAATATGAATGTGGTATGTGAAGAATTTGAAGTTGTTTATAAATCTTGA
- the rpsU gene encoding 30S ribosomal protein S21, with the protein MATEIKVKENESLDSALKRFKRQCALSGVMSEVRKREHYDKPSVKRKKKAEAARKKKR; encoded by the coding sequence ATGGCAACTGAAATTAAAGTAAAAGAAAATGAATCATTAGATAGTGCACTTAAAAGATTTAAAAGACAATGTGCTTTGTCAGGAGTAATGTCAGAAGTTAGAAAAAGAGAACATTATGACAAACCAAGTGTAAAAAGAAAGAAAAAAGCAGAAGCAGCAAGAAAGAAAAAGAGATAA
- a CDS encoding rhomboid family intramembrane serine protease, with translation MEIFNKIKFNSPVVLSFVFISFLALLLDIFTGGNSNKLLFCVYRSSFFDPLTYIRLFTHVLGHSDWSHYINNMLLMLIVGPLLEEKYGSLNIIIMILITAFISGIVSIIFFPNVALLGASGVVFAFILVSSITSFEYGKIPLTFILVAFVYIGGQVVDAVFVRDNISNSTHIIGGIIGSIYGYYMNKSKI, from the coding sequence ATGGAAATATTTAATAAAATAAAATTTAATTCACCGGTAGTGCTTTCATTTGTCTTCATAAGTTTTTTAGCCTTATTGCTTGATATATTTACAGGTGGTAATTCAAATAAACTATTATTTTGTGTATATCGTTCAAGTTTTTTTGATCCGCTTACATATATAAGGCTGTTCACGCATGTGCTTGGTCATAGTGATTGGTCGCATTATATAAATAACATGCTGTTGATGCTAATAGTAGGACCTTTATTAGAAGAAAAATATGGAAGCTTGAATATAATAATAATGATACTTATAACGGCATTTATAAGCGGTATAGTAAGCATAATATTTTTCCCAAATGTTGCATTGCTTGGAGCAAGCGGTGTAGTGTTTGCATTTATATTGGTGTCATCTATTACAAGTTTTGAATATGGAAAAATACCTCTTACTTTTATATTAGTCGCTTTTGTGTATATTGGAGGGCAGGTAGTAGACGCTGTTTTTGTAAGAGATAATATTTCGAATTCAACACATATAATAGGTGGAATAATTGGTAGTATATACGGATATTATATGAATAAATCAAAAATATGA
- a CDS encoding endo alpha-1,4 polygalactosaminidase encodes MNLKLFKMLFIIIFIASTSTFSYSENLPKYGVFLNISEDNLYKLYNYDIVVIDAQNFSKKAINVLKSKGITVYSYLNIGSIENFRPYYNNFKNIILKNYENWEEEYWIDISNKKWHDFIINTLAKSLIDKGIDGFFIDNTDVYYYNESEQIFDGVSELLKDLKKYNKDVIINGGDFFIDKYYKKYKSVNNILNGINQESVFSSIDFKNNKLISQTKETNSYYKEHLKKYKHLGIKIYITEYTTNKLLIQKIKYYCIKNGYHYYISDSIELDI; translated from the coding sequence ATGAATTTAAAACTTTTTAAAATGCTCTTTATAATAATATTTATCGCTTCTACAAGTACATTTTCATACTCTGAAAATCTGCCTAAATATGGTGTTTTTTTAAATATATCAGAAGACAATTTATACAAATTATACAACTATGACATAGTTGTAATAGATGCACAAAATTTTTCAAAAAAAGCCATAAATGTTCTTAAAAGCAAGGGTATTACAGTTTATTCTTACTTAAATATAGGCTCTATTGAAAACTTCAGACCTTACTATAACAATTTTAAAAATATAATTTTAAAAAACTATGAAAATTGGGAAGAAGAATATTGGATTGATATTTCAAATAAAAAATGGCATGATTTTATAATCAACACTCTTGCAAAATCTCTCATAGACAAAGGTATTGACGGTTTTTTCATAGACAATACAGATGTGTATTACTACAATGAGAGTGAACAAATATTTGATGGTGTCTCAGAGTTACTAAAAGATTTAAAAAAATATAATAAAGATGTCATAATAAATGGCGGAGATTTTTTTATAGACAAATATTACAAAAAATACAAGAGTGTAAATAACATCTTAAATGGAATAAATCAAGAAAGCGTATTTTCTTCAATTGATTTCAAGAATAATAAGCTTATAAGTCAAACAAAGGAAACAAATTCATACTACAAAGAACACTTAAAAAAATACAAACATTTAGGCATTAAAATATATATAACTGAATATACAACTAATAAACTTCTAATACAAAAAATAAAATATTACTGTATTAAAAACGGATATCACTATTATATATCTGACAGTATAGAATTAGATATATAA
- a CDS encoding DUF554 domain-containing protein: MIYNLLNGLGILLGSIIGLLLSNGIPERVSNSLMKAMGLVVLYIGIETSLSGKNISVIVISLAIGTIIGEILDIDNSINKFGKLLENKIAANNENSKFSEGFVTTSILFCAGAMGIVGSLQAGLNGSGDTLLAKTLIDGIVACIFTTSLGYGVIFSSLSVILYQGIFVLLAGALSNILGENIIDSISAVGGIIILGMGINLLTNSNIKVANMVLAIFIPIIFGVFKIL; encoded by the coding sequence TTGATTTATAATTTACTAAATGGTCTTGGAATTTTGCTTGGTTCTATTATTGGATTATTGCTTAGTAATGGGATACCGGAAAGAGTGAGTAATTCACTTATGAAAGCAATGGGATTGGTAGTATTGTATATTGGAATAGAAACAAGCCTATCAGGTAAAAACATATCTGTGATTGTGATTTCATTGGCGATAGGCACTATAATTGGCGAGATTTTAGATATAGATAACAGTATTAATAAATTTGGCAAATTGTTAGAAAATAAAATTGCTGCAAATAATGAAAATTCTAAGTTTTCGGAAGGGTTTGTTACTACATCTATATTATTTTGTGCGGGAGCTATGGGTATAGTGGGGTCATTGCAGGCCGGACTTAACGGTTCTGGAGACACTCTTCTTGCAAAAACACTTATAGATGGTATTGTTGCATGTATATTTACTACAAGCCTTGGATATGGGGTTATTTTTTCCAGCTTATCTGTCATTTTATATCAAGGAATATTTGTTTTACTTGCAGGTGCTCTCAGCAATATTCTTGGTGAAAATATAATTGACTCTATATCTGCTGTGGGTGGCATAATAATATTGGGTATGGGTATAAATCTTTTGACAAATTCTAATATAAAAGTTGCTAATATGGTTTTAGCTATATTCATTCCTATAATATTTGGAGTTTTTAAAATATTGTAG
- a CDS encoding YigZ family protein, which yields MREYKTVLNNANDEIIIEKSRFIGYSFHISSQDEAENFIKSIKKQHYDATHNCYAYILNDDMSVMKCSDDKEPSSTAGVPMLEVLKKQNITNCLIIATRYFGGIKLGAGGLTRAYSKTAKIALSSNTIVEKRIFKQLEISIDYNLIGKIQKFIENNHILSKAPEFFESVKFILYEKHENLGNLKQDLLNITNGNIIIEEKDEVYIDFIDEVAKI from the coding sequence ATGAGAGAATACAAAACTGTACTTAACAATGCAAATGATGAAATTATAATAGAAAAATCAAGATTTATAGGTTATAGTTTTCATATATCATCACAAGATGAGGCTGAAAATTTTATAAAATCTATAAAAAAACAACATTATGATGCTACACACAACTGTTATGCTTATATATTAAATGATGATATGAGTGTAATGAAATGCAGCGATGACAAAGAGCCTAGTTCAACTGCAGGAGTTCCTATGCTTGAAGTGTTAAAAAAACAAAATATAACAAACTGCCTGATAATTGCTACAAGATATTTTGGTGGTATAAAATTAGGGGCAGGAGGACTTACAAGAGCATACTCAAAAACTGCAAAAATAGCGCTTTCTTCAAATACCATAGTCGAAAAAAGAATATTTAAGCAATTGGAAATAAGTATAGATTATAATCTTATAGGAAAAATTCAAAAATTTATAGAAAATAATCATATACTATCTAAAGCTCCTGAATTTTTTGAAAGTGTAAAGTTCATATTATATGAAAAACACGAAAATTTAGGAAATTTAAAACAGGATTTATTAAATATAACTAACGGAAATATAATTATAGAAGAAAAAGATGAAGTGTATATAGATTTTATAGATGAAGTAGCTAAAATTTGA
- a CDS encoding DNA-deoxyinosine glycosylase gives MKENNVYNTIVHPLESLYDKNSKILILGSFPSVKTREVGFFYGHKQNRFWKVLSKLFEIEISDDIAERRSFLLDKGIAVWDAIYKCDIIASSDSSIKNVVPTDLSDIFEHSDVKKVFCNGNTSYKYYNMYQGKIYDYEVVNLPSTSPANASYSLDKLVNSWKVILEYI, from the coding sequence TTGAAAGAAAATAATGTTTATAATACAATAGTGCATCCATTAGAATCTCTTTATGATAAAAATTCAAAAATACTTATACTTGGCAGTTTTCCATCTGTTAAAACAAGAGAAGTTGGATTTTTTTATGGGCATAAGCAAAATAGATTTTGGAAAGTTTTATCGAAACTTTTTGAGATTGAAATATCTGATGATATTGCTGAAAGGAGAAGCTTTTTGCTTGACAAGGGGATAGCTGTATGGGATGCAATATATAAATGTGATATAATTGCATCGAGTGACAGCAGTATAAAAAATGTAGTACCTACAGACTTATCTGATATATTTGAACATTCTGATGTAAAAAAAGTTTTTTGTAATGGTAATACATCATATAAATATTACAATATGTATCAAGGTAAAATATATGATTATGAGGTGGTCAATTTACCGAGTACAAGTCCTGCCAATGCAAGCTATTCGCTTGATAAATTGGTGAATAGCTGGAAAGTCATACTTGAATACATTTAA
- a CDS encoding GatB/YqeY domain-containing protein: MTLKERLTNDLKDAMKNKDQVRKSVVTLVRAAIKQKEVDERVELDDTDVMDIVSKQLKQRNEALVDFKKAGRDDLISQTEEEIKILLTYLPKQLTDDELREYIKQAVEQVGATSVKDMGKIMGILMPKVKGKADGRRINNLVSEFFK, from the coding sequence ATGACTCTCAAAGAACGATTGACTAATGACCTTAAAGATGCTATGAAAAATAAGGATCAGGTCAGGAAATCAGTTGTGACTCTCGTTCGTGCCGCAATTAAACAAAAAGAAGTTGACGAAAGAGTAGAACTCGATGACACAGATGTTATGGATATAGTATCCAAACAGTTGAAGCAACGAAATGAAGCTCTTGTTGATTTTAAAAAAGCAGGCAGAGATGATTTGATAAGCCAAACAGAAGAAGAAATTAAAATTCTTTTAACTTATTTACCTAAGCAGCTTACTGATGATGAGCTTAGAGAGTATATAAAACAAGCTGTTGAACAAGTAGGTGCCACATCTGTAAAAGATATGGGTAAGATAATGGGAATTTTGATGCCGAAGGTGAAAGGAAAAGCTGACGGCAGAAGAATAAATAACTTAGTATCAGAGTTTTTTAAATAA